The DNA window TTATTCTGCATGTTCTTTACCTCGTCAAAGGCTGCAGTCAGTTTTCTTGGTTTATTACAAAGCTTTTTTCATATTGCATGGTATAGTGCTTTGTGTTTCACAGGCCTTGGTTAATTTACAATGGGGGATCAAGACATCATGACGGAGGTGCCGGCTGCCCTGAAGAGACTTGCCAAGTATATGGTTCGAGGGTTCTATGGCCTGGAGTACTCCTTGACCCTGGATGTGCTCATCAGATACCCCTGTGTCAAGGAGGAGGACATTGCCCTGCTTCTCAAGTTTGAAAAGAAGCAACTTCGAACCATCCTGCAAACCCTAAAATCTGATAAATTCATCAAGTGTCGCATGCGTATCCAGACCGGACCGAATGGGAAGAGCAccaaacacaattattattacatcaaCTACAAGGTGCTGGtagatgtcattaaatataaactTGATCATGTCCGCCGTAAGATCGAGTCAGATGAGAGGGAGTCCACCAACAGAGCTTCTTTCAAGTGTCCTGGATGCTTCAAGACCTATTCCGACCTGGAAGTGAACCAACTATTCGACCCATTTACAGGTACAAGTTATGTGTCCAACCTGATGTAAGATTTTCTAATTAGTCTCATGTATAAAAATGACAACTGTGTGTTTCTAAAAGATTGCCAGAGGTTATTGAAAATGAAGGGCCAAAACCTAAGCCCAATCTGTACACAAAAGTTATTTGCGGGACTCTTCCCAGGGAATAAAAAGGCGAAGTACATACACTTAACATttccaattttgttttcttttacttttgatCGAATCTGGAGAATCATAGGTAACTGAGCAGCAGattcaggtagtccccgggttacatacaagatagggactgtaggtttgttcttaagttgaatttgtatgtaagtcggaacaggtacattattttaataaatgcaattaggacagatgtatgtctcaacatgttattaggcagcatggtgtcagttactgtaaaaaatcctcaccgtgagctaatcacaaacaaagcagaagaaaaacctttatgaagcctagacattcattaactcctggagcaagctgtgctttgatatgcaaaaagaaacaagtgcagagtttgtctaggtcattaaagagttacaagatgttacagatcagctccacttttaagatcacccacaacttctgtgtttagcaaaagactttcAAACCatcccctccccctatcaagcatggaagccccgtttgtatctaggaggcgtccgtttGTCAAAtgcccttaactcggggactacctgtattagaaTTGGAGTTATACAACAGCTCAAGCAGTAGGTTTCAGTATGATGTGTTTGAATAACAATGAGTTGCATTAGATATTTGTCCTGGATTCTTTGCTTCATATAGTCAAACAAACGGGACATAATAACTTCCATACAGCTAGCATTTGCAGAATGAAAGGCAACTGGCAACCTCcactgtgttatttattttacttttttatcactGTCTTACTTCATACACATTTTGTAGAtgttgataaaataaatgaatatagattattacatttaaaaccaaTTTGTCTGGTTTTCCTAACACTGGGGATTTTTGTCATATTTCCATTAGGACAGGAAATGGGGAGGTCACTGGGACAGAAGGCACAAAGAGCTTATGAAAGCTGCTGATTAAATTTCTGAACCTGACAAAATCTCTAACCTTTCCCTAATACTATttacaacacaaacaaacaagcaTGTGGAAACTTTGCTGAAATtctgaactaaactgaaattttGGTGTTTAAGTCGGAGATACATAATATAAGTCggaaatatacataatataaaatcagTGGTTGTGCAGAACACATTATCATTTCTCCATACTACACATTGTACATTGGCACATttgtaataaagatatttttaaatttgtaatgtataaatgatggttttaggaaatatttatgtGACACTGTCATTTGATTAAGAAAGGTGCCTTAAAGtccttgtttatatattttaaagttattgtCACAATTAAATTGGATGTGGCACTGATCAGATTAATTATCTCCAACAAAGAAACttcaagaaaattttttttttaataaaccaatgaCCAAATCTGTAAGATTTCTGCAAGGATTCCTTATGATGAAACCCGGCAAAGTCTGGGGCACCAATGAAATCGGACAGATATGGAGGAGCCTGCTGTCCAGTTCTTCCTTATGGCAGCAGAAACCTATTTGCATGGCTCTGTCCAAATCtccataaaatgttttggctgaatCTGGGCTGtaataaattctgtattttgaatatttgcagAACTTTTCCGCTGTACATACTGCAATCAagaagttgaggaggatttatcATCACTACCCAAAAGAGATGCCAGAACTCTACTTGCTAAATTCAATGAGCAGATAGAACCAATTTTTCTGCTCCTTCGGGAAACAGAAGATATTGTCCTTCCAAGTCAGCTGCTGGAGCCCCAACCAACCGAGATTCCAGAGCTTGCTGGCAGGTCAGTTCGGTGGGGTGGTGGGGGGGAGGATGAGCTTAGTCTTCATCTTTTGCGTTTTTTGGGAATAGCACAGAGACCAAGAATGACAACAGATATAATGTCTCTGCATCATCAATACGGGAAATGACGTTCCATAGCTTTgtgtatacagtggtacctcagtataattCCGTTTtggaataagtcctgtttggacatgaaaaattttgcttggtatacaacctttgcttggtatacaacattTATGCTAGAACTTGTGTGGGTCAAactgagtcataacaccgcgctcCCCCCcctatttacctctcttgagacaaaacCACGACTGCCCACCAGCGTCAGTATGcaagttgccaccattcagtgaacaacccggaCTATAACTctttgtgaattacataacatctcctcctccttccttctcagcaccatcctagtaggcactcaactcttctcagcaaggtaaagtgagggtaaatttatttcatctaattgctttagtatttatgtattttagtattaggcagtgtttaaattattttatacagccccattattatataatatgccaataacaataggatttttttttatgggaacggattaatcattttccaagtcctgtttggtatccaaggatctggaatggattaaggacttataccaaggtaccactgtactgcAAATATTGTATGACAGAAGTACTTTGCTTTAGTGCAGAAATATGTTCTCCTACTGTTTTACAAATCTATCTGTACTACTGTGTTCATGATGGACATCAAATACAACTACCTGTTTTCCCATCTTGTGTGCTGCCAGTGCTGGGAAGAACTATAGCAGCACGGAGTATGAAATCTATACAGAACTGTATTATACAGGTGTTGGGGCATGATAGGATTTTGGCAGTGCACTGAAATgtacacttttatatttatatatatatatatatatatatatatatacacacacacacacacacactagatagTAAATGTTGCAGGGCCTAACTTATGTGTTTGTTGAGATACATTAATTGCCCTCCTAGTTAGCTctcaaagcaaataaaatgcagttcatctgcaggtcagatgcatttaaaaaagttcttAATGCTTCCAGCAACATATCGAACTGATGCCATGAACACAAGCCCAAAGCTCGTCAATGCAGGCCCTTAATGCGAATTCTATTGTCATAAATATGTAGCTGTGTGGTATTTTTGAGTGAATAAAAGGAATTGATATCAGATATATGTGTATTTCAGGCCGTCATATTTGCGCCCTTACCTAATACTAACAATTTTCTGAAAGTTCATCAGACAGGTAGGATATGTTATATCTACAAAGGATTTGTAGTTCTGTTTACCCAGCTGCAGATTTACCCAGCCCTATTGCTCACCTATCTAAGGGACCTGAATTTTCTCTTGTGCGGTAAAGCAACACTGTCAGGTCACTTTCCTGCCCCCTTCACGCTGCTGATAAACTGACTGATTGGCTGCCAGCACTGCCCCCTTTCTCTCACTTCCAGCTTAAGTGCTGAAGAGGGATTTATAAAAAGGCCATAATCGGGTATCCGTGGCAGGTATTGATATTAGCTGCatctcagttttttatttatgaataatatatatatcttaccttttttgtttgcttAGAGTTTACCTTTAAGTGtcatccattttttcttttattgatctttgtaattgtatttgactGTCACCAGCAATACTGAACTTAATGTGTCTGAATGCTGATCAGAGCTGTAACACATGGCATATCTATCCTAGCTGTGAAATGCCTTCTGCCATTGCTGCTATGGATCTACAGGGATGCCAGGGTAGATGGGCCAACAAAAGCTCAGCTGTGGGTAACATGTATGTCCAGAATATTACCATTAATGTTCATGAACcagaaatgaaaaaggtaaaGGAGAAGAAAGGGAAGGAGCAGCCGGTGTGGATGAAAAATAGTACAGTGCATGAACCCAATCCAGAAATAAGCGACAGCTTCAGTGAGTATTGGAGTGAGCGGTGTGGTGAAGGGTTCGGTGGCTGGGAAACTATGGCTTCTCTTGGTGTAGGGACAGGGTAAAGCTGGAAGTTGGAGTGATATTTATACTGCTTATGTTGTGTATTAGAACTGGATCATAAGAAGGATTTACCCCGAGCCAATGCATCGGATTTGTCACACTAGGCAAAGActacaatgtatataaatacacctATTGTAAATTTTATTACTACAGGAAGCAAAAGTTGTATCTTACAAATCCAGGCAGGCCAATAAAGCAGGTTCTGTTTAATTCCCATATCCCTATAGCATATATTTGCCTTTTCTTTCCTCCCCATCactttataccagtgtttcttaagGCGAACCCCTGTGGGTCTTCCAGAGGTGGCTGTGGCACCAAGgagctttttggctatctgtaaggttggtAAATAATGTAAGCGATATCCTTTCCGAAtaaccaccacaccaatgtactgtggataataggctgtggatatagtaattaatgtcagggttccatgaagacctgaaagttatttccaggggttcccccatgttgaaaaggttgggaaacacagaGCTATTCAATGTGAGTGAACAAGCCAAGGATGCAATGTGTATTCTCCGGGTCACCCTAGTAAAAGCTTTTATATACTGCAGGCACTCCATTAACCTTGTGATAAACAGAGGTATGGGATATTTTCTTTGCTCttgtggctaaaaaaaaaaacatggggaaTCAATGATACGGCGTAGGTGTGCTTTGCATTTGTTTCAGAAaagacttcaaaaaaaaaattatttatacataGGTACAACAGAGGGTATTTTGCCATTTGAATGTACAAACTATCTAACTTAGAATCTCTAAATGGCTTTTTGGAGCCATGATCTCAGTAATGTAAGTTTCcgtatatacacaatatttatgcATGAGAAGTATGGGCCCATGTGATATTTACCTATCCTATAGAGCTCTCCAAAGATAttgggcctaaattattaaagctctctaagttTGGAGAGGGTACAAATTTTGGAGGAGCAAATTTTGCATGCCTTAAGCAGACCTGTTGTCCCTCTAATAGTGTTTACAGGATACCTAATAGCACATAAGTGGCCGCTTAAAAGGGCCCTGGGTGGCTCTAATGTGAATACTGTTGCAGTCCAGTAAATAGATAACTATATGAGAGGAACTCTTTCAAATGAATTTAATTTCAAATCATTCTCATTTCTATTTTCTCCACAGCAAGTGAAGAGCCAGTGGTTGATGAAAATGCCAACAAGAAGGTCAGCGGGGGTGACAATGAGGTGATAAGAACTCTTTTGATCCATGAAATGAAATCTGGATCCGGACCCACCACAACCCAGATTTCTAAAAGTGAATCAGACAGTGATACGAGTGAATCTGATGAAGAAAAGAAGCGTACAATGCCTTCTCCAATAAACCCCAGTAACGGGGCAGAGCTGGAGGAGGAAGGAGAAGCTGTAGATCCAATGGTAATGGTTGGGGGACAGCCCCATGTGTATAGTGAGGTCAGTCAGAACCCCACACTGGTATCTTTCATGACAGATGAGGAAAGAGAAGCTTATATCAAAATAGGGCAACAAATGTTCCAGTCAGCATTTGAATGATGGTCAATTCTGACACTAATATTCAGAAACACTAAACAATGCATATTGCTAATAAAtgtgcagttttgtttttgttctgtatgaCAAGTTTGTCTTTCCAATGTGCTGCAATTATTTTCATACATCCCTGGGTGTATtctgtatgaataaaatattgatgCATGTTCTTGGTGTCAGCAATCCTTTGACTCTGGGGGGAAAAGCAGAGAAATggaaactagtttttttttttttttttttaagatacctaactttattattattattatacagtatttatatagcgccatcatattacgcagcgctgtacaaagtccatagttgtgtcactaactgtccctcaaaggagctcacaatctaatgtccctaccatagtcatatgtgattaatgtagtctaaggtcaattgttagggggaagccaattaacctaactgcatgttttttttgggatgtgggaggaaaccggagtacccggaggaaacccacacagacacggggagaacctgcaaactccatgcagataatgtcctggctggggatcgaacctgggatctagcgctacaaaggccggagtgctaacccctgagccaccgtgctgcccaacttaatttttatattctggTGCCTTATTGTGTCAGGACAGGAATCCATGTTGACCCAGGGAAGTGTCAAGAAAACATGGGACACACCCTGCAGACTTGAATGGTGCAATTTTTGGAGTTATTCTCAAGCCCTAatcatgatttattaaaagggaTCTGTACTCAAAATTTAGGACTCTCCATACAGTCTAACTTACTTTGTACAGATTTATAGATAATATTCCTTACCATGCTATAGCTTTTGAGATACCCCACCGGTCCCAGCACCGACATCTTATTTTTTGATGGGTTGTTTCTCTTCTGCCATTTCCCTTGATAGAATACACTGTCTGCTCTGATGTGTCCTTTTTATTGCTATTCATCCTCTATATCAATGTGACACACTGGGGTCTGGGTATTATCTCACGTGTGCAGTTGCCAGTAGGCGGTGCGCACTGCGAGTAGGAGAGATCAGCACATCATAGTGCAAAGACCCATAAGAAAAATATTGCCAATGTTGGCATTAGGAAGCTGATTAACAGaagaaaagaacacattttattacatgctAATGTTCATTGGTAAAATTATCCAAAGTATATAAAGTCATACAGCATGTATTGTTGATCCAGGTTAGCGacctattattattaagcagtatttatatagcgcagacatattacacagccctgtacattaaataggggactTACTAAATAGTGAAAAAATTAAGGTTTGGGGGTCTTACATTTCAAGAAACATGTTGGAAATGACAGCTTTTTTTGTGCTACATAATTTAGTGGCTGTAACCCCTAAATTATAATATAGAAATTCTAACatccaacaaaaaatataatttattctgttTCAAGAAACTATAAAAATGCCTTGCTGGCAAGAcataaacaaacacacacaactTCTTAGCATTCTGAATACAGTGTGGCCAATTTGTGAAACATAATTATCATCAATGAAATATACAATCCTCTACATTCCGAGGATTTGCAATAAAAGCATGTGCTTTTCCCCCCAACTGGAATTTACCTTTAGGCTTTGCATATAACATGAAAAGTTGAGATATATTTTcacaaaaacctgaaaaaagttcCATTAGTAAATGTTTGTgtgaaaatgttgtcatttttgttGACATAACATTTGCATATTCTGCTGAAATGAAGGTTTTTATAAAACaagtacagtatatttttttttttttatcataaatggATAATGGCAGTGAATTAGGTTTACAGGtcgttaaaaaaaagtgttttcttgtAAACCAGTTCCAGTATTGTAACCATCTCCATACCCAGGGCAATCATCATGAAAATGTATGAATGGGACCACCTAGTGCTTTACACTGACACTCGATATTTGCATAATTCCTCCCAAGAGCCTGCACACTTCTAGAATTAGACTTTGTTGCTGGCAATTTCATCACTAGGTGTCAAATGGGAATATAATGAAAATGCTTACAGTAATTTGAATAGGTATTTAGGCGCTCTCCTTTAATGTTGACAATGCATGTTTTCatggagtaaagctgcgtacacacctgcaatttttctcgttggaaaggatctttcacgatcctttccaacgagaaaagactgcacgatgcatgaacgatgctgtacatacagcaccgttcatgctctatggagaggggagggggagagcgacggagcggcaccctgctgcgcgctctccccttccctttcattaggatcggtcgtcgtccatcgtccatggatccgccaggacggtcgtcggacgatggacgacgaccgactgtacacacggcagattttcgcccgataattggccgataccgattatcgggcgagaaaaatttgccgtgtgtacgcagctttagtcataTAGCTCCAAGGTGATTAGATACCTTTCTGCAAATGAATGGTCATATCCCCTGGATTGCTTGCTCTCTATCCTCCCAAGAATGTGATCTCTGAAATTTATGGTAGAAAACACATGGATTTAGACTATACGGCAATCAAGCCTTTCAAAATAGTCTGACCACCTTCCCAATTATATGGCGGTTTAAATCTCTAAAAATTTTAATAGGACATGGACAGTCCCCCCATCTGCCATACACAAGGAGAGGATTCCTAAAAATTGTTGTGTATATTTCTCAACATTGGGCTTTTATAGTGGGTTTTAGCCTCTTCTCCAGATGTCTAAAATGCGTCTGAAGGGGAGGACTTGTACCATGCCTTAAAGGATTGTCCAAAGGCTCAGGGGTATAGAAACCACACAGGTAGGAAACCGATATTAGGAGTGACGCCCCCATATCTCCATTATGACAAATGTTATAAggtgagaaaataaataaaacaaaaatacaacaagcCAAACTTTATTTAGAACATTCTTTTAACAATTAaggatttacataaaaaaaaagtcatacaaagAATGATTATAGGAGAACAGTGTTTACACTCTTGGATCAACGGAGGTTTCCAACAAGAACAGTACTgccactggcatttttttttcttttttttttttttttttccccaggaccTAAACGGCAGTGTCctagtattttattacaaacctaGTAAGTATAGTGCAGATTTAAACATTGAAAAGTCTTgcattgaatttttctttttcctttcaccCAGAATGTGCTCCATTACTCTCTGCAACAACAggagaaaatataaataagaaagaaaacattttattgttacatagATGTGGTCTTGTTATCCCTAATGCTAATTGTATGGCTATGTATTTTGGTTGCCTTGTATCACAGATTTCAACAAGGTACCACAGATGAACCTACTTCTGGTGACCCACAGATTTTCTAGTAGAAAGCAGAGTGACTGAACAGGCCACAAATTCATCTGCTTTGATCTTGTAGATACAATAtttatacagtgttctccccagccacttttagcttgGTACAACACTCAGCtatttttgggtgggtactgatgAGCTGGGTTACAATATTGGTGCTTCCATccgcctacaaattcttcccacccagcttaaattagtttctgggttgagcactgcatataCAATAATTGTAAAGTTGTTCTAACAGAATGTCCCTGATCTGTTATCCAGAATGTATATAAAGCTAGATTTGATCAGGCCACCAATACGAGTTACAGTGTAAATCATTTACCATTTAGTAAGTGAGTCACCAGCCAagcataaaattattataaaacttcTTAACATTCGGGAACTTACCTGGCTGTTTCAGTGACAATGCATCTCCCGCCAGCTCGTTAGCACCATTTCTTTGTCCATTCAAAATTTCATTGCAGATATTATTGTTTAGTTGCTCTTTTTCCATCTCTGCTATCAGTTCTGCCTGTGATTGTATAACAACATTACCTTAGTATCTTAGAAGATCAtgatttatttcctatttttaagCAGTTAAAAACTGAATACCTCAGGTATCGCAAGTTTGAGGGGCAGATCTTCAACTTTCACAAAGTCATCTTCATCAGACTTCTGGCTCAAGTTTCCAGAGCCAGTTTCCTGTTcaacaaagaacacaaaataaaggTATGTTTAGACAGTATTGCCTAGGTTTAGTTTAAAGGGTCTTTATTGAACAGTCATCACGTCAAAACgtcattaaatatgtttaaacctcatatgtttgtttattctactcatgtctggttactggttggcgctcttcttcttttgttttgaaccccTTATTCATGCCCCTTCACCCaccccacccttttttttttctcttcctgtttttcTATGTGTAATGGTATAAAAATAAGCATATATACTGATCCTTAGAATAGTTAGGCATTTGTATTGGTAATTTTATTGAACTTACATAGTCATTAACTAGCACAGGGGAGTCAGTGGCAGGACTGCCAGGGCCGGAGCTCTCGGCTGATGCCAGAGACAACTTGGTATCCACATCCACCGATGCAGACATGTCACCTTCCTTATTTAATTGCAATGACACAGATATATTTTCAGATGAGATATTATGCGGATTCTTTTTCTCCTCCAACTTCTGCAcatctaagataaaaaaaaatatatatttttatttttaatataaaacagaagATTTGGGTCTGGTACAGCACAAAGATTGTCAGCAGTGCAAGAATGGAGcctgctgcaaaataaaatagataagcttttatatctgtctgccataatataaaagttttcaaCGCTTTTGCACTATGCTTTCAAAGTGATATAGTAAGGGGAGTGGGAAAAAAAGCATCATAAGGCATCAGATCCTGGTCTTTCTGTTAGagtaagaaaagtttaaaatgcaACTTGGGTGCAACAGATTCCCAATGGATTCTTCTTTATGATGGATTGGTTTAAAGGAATGAAGGccctcctctttctgtctttattgcGACACagataaagacagaataggatcgcagagccttctgggatatctAGCTGCTTTTGggtatatttaatttcttttctaaaattttaGAAGTTAACAAATATGTGCACAGGTAGTGCATTACCTTCTTCTTTAATGCACAGTTCTGCTGTGTTTTCATGCTCTGTTTCATTAACTGGGTTTTTCaaattctaaaacataaaaacgaTAAAATTAATAATCTGGGTACtgtatacaatgaaaaatattgcaCATGAAAAAATACTGGAACTCACTCACCTGTTCCttttcattttcatcagtggTTTCAGTATTGGCTTCCAGAGATGTCTGCACATCTGCAGGGCGATCTTCAAACTCATAATTCTCTTCCTCCTCATTCTCATCCTCCCCACTCCCATAATTAGTCAAAGCCTGGGTTTCTGCTTTGGACAAACCTACAAAGATAAtgacacacatacaaacattaaaaattatatatgaacTGAGAGATGGgcataaacaacaacaaacattGGTTTAAGGAGATGTTGGCATGACAAACACCAGAATGAACTCACAAGCTAATGCCAGAATTAGCATATACAGCTACATCATACAGAGATTCGTTCACCAAACCCCCCTAAAAGGAGCACAATCTGCAACACTTACAAGGGAACATGGCCAGATGCCAAGTACAAGCTCCAACCCAAAATGCAGACTGCGAAAAGGTCAGAGCAACCAGAGTCTCTAAACCTAATAAcaaatatgtatgcaaaaaaaataaatgaaaaaatcctACTGATCGACACAGGAACAATCTCatttccatcttcttcctctgaAATGTCAGATCTTCCACTGTGAGCTTCAGACACATCAATACGTTTGTTTTGTGATTTTGATAGTGTCTCAGTTTCATCCTTGTCCTGGGTAGGAGTGagatcaaaaaataaacaattgacaACTTTTAAAAAGGACAGTGGTATGGCATAATATGAAATATCGCATTGCATTATCTTAGACTCTGATACGGACACTGCTTTGAAAGTTTGGCATTAGCATTTTGATCACCTTGAATAAGTATATGGCTGATTTGTCTTTTAGCATTTCTGTTTCATATCCCATTTATCTAATAAGATTTAACCACAGTATAGTAGTAAACcagctttctaaaatgtaaacacTCAACCTGTTGAAAAGGACCTGAGGGTTTTTGGACTGTAATGTAGGCATATCCCCTAAATACAcgctgtgtgtgtatatgtgtatatgtgtatgtgtatatatatatatatatatatatatatatatatatatatatatacacatatacacacacacacacacacatatatacacacacacaagggcACATGACTGCAATATAAAACTGCAGAATATAAATAGCAAAACAGTGTAAAGGGTATAAATTTCACAATAAACCTATAATATTTCACGATAATAAACCTATCAGATTGTGAAATCTAATCAAGCTGggtgaagaaagagaaaaaaaaagagaaaacatttataCCTTATCTTCGTCACTGTCTCGGGTGTCCGAACTTTCTACTCCATCCAACATTTTCCGTgcctatgattaaaaaaaaaaacactggaattAGGCTGCAAGGTCTTCACACAACCAAAATTGTGTGAATATCTTCCATGAGTAGGACATGATCCTTAAGCAACCGTctgatacatttattaaagtctGCAAAAATTGTACATCCATTCAAATAGTTTATTTTGTGTAGCACAAAAGGGATTAGATCACATGTGGTGTTATTCTTGCTTCATGCGTGCTCCTCATGCAAAGTATTTGCCCCCACTTTCTGTTCTAATGACCAGgtaacacaaatacaaaagtgAGGGGAAAATAACAAAGGACACCTTAGTGAGGTTTCTAatctttttctacaaaaaaaatgatcatatggAGAGAGCTCAAAAAATGTATGACTTATTTGTAGTAGGTAACCAGCAACACCATGAACGGTGTGACACTTGCAGCCAAAAGTTATAGAAAAAGCACAACAATCTGTGTAAGTCCTTGGAATGCAGTTGCTTTAAATACAACTATAAATGCAAAAGCAGGCTACACACAACTGTGTTTTAGTGCTCAACATGACAGGGAGAAGCTAAGTATAATGGAAtgtatataata is part of the Pyxicephalus adspersus chromosome 3, UCB_Pads_2.0, whole genome shotgun sequence genome and encodes:
- the LOC140327031 gene encoding general transcription factor IIE subunit 1-like produces the protein MGDQDIMTEVPAALKRLAKYMVRGFYGLEYSLTLDVLIRYPCVKEEDIALLLKFEKKQLRTILQTLKSDKFIKCRMRIQTGPNGKSTKHNYYYINYKVLVDVIKYKLDHVRRKIESDERESTNRASFKCPGCFKTYSDLEVNQLFDPFTELFRCTYCNQEVEEDLSSLPKRDARTLLAKFNEQIEPIFLLLRETEDIVLPSQLLEPQPTEIPELAGSCEMPSAIAAMDLQGCQGRWANKSSAVGNMYVQNITINVHEPEMKKVKEKKGKEQPVWMKNSTVHEPNPEISDSFTSEEPVVDENANKKVSGGDNEVIRTLLIHEMKSGSGPTTTQISKSESDSDTSESDEEKKRTMPSPINPSNGAELEEEGEAVDPMVMVGGQPHVYSEVSQNPTLVSFMTDEEREAYIKIGQQMFQSAFE